A genomic stretch from Perognathus longimembris pacificus isolate PPM17 chromosome 5, ASM2315922v1, whole genome shotgun sequence includes:
- the LOC125351408 gene encoding keratin-associated protein 12-1-like isoform X5 encodes MCHTSCSSGCQPACCVSSPCQASCCVPAMCVPVRLQVACCSPVSCRPTVCVAPSCQSSVCVPGSCRPAMCVVPSCQSSGCCPMSCSTLVCRPASCSTPICC; translated from the exons ATGTGCCACACCAGCTGCTCCTCAGGCTGCCAGCCAGCTTGCTGCGTGTCCAGTCCCTGCCAGGCATCCTGCTGTGT ACCCGCCATGTGCGTTCCTGTGAGATTACAGGTGGCCTGCTGCTCTCCTGTGAGCTGTAGACCTACTGTGTGTGTGGCTCCTTCCTGCCAATCCTCCGTGTGTGTTCCTGGGAGCTGCAGGCCTGCTATGTGCGTGGTCCCCTCCTGCCAGTCCTCTGGGTGCTGTCCGATGTCCTGTTCCACCCTGGTCTGCAGACCTGCTTCCTGCAGCACCCCTATCTGCTGCTGA
- the LOC125351408 gene encoding keratin-associated protein 12-1-like isoform X2, with protein MCHTSCSSGCQPACCVSSPCQSSCCVSNPCQSSCCVSIPCQSSCCMSCRPAMCVPVRLQVACCSPVSCRPTVCVAPSCQSSVCVPGSCRPAMCVVPSCQSSGCCPMSCSTLVCRPASCSTPICC; from the exons ATGTGCCACACCAGCTGCTCCTCAGGCTGCCAGCCAGCTTGCTGCGTGTCCAGTCCCTGCCAG TCGTCCTGCTGTGTGTCAAATCCCTGCCAGTCGTCCTGCTGTGTGTCTATCCCCTGCCAGTCGTCCTGCTGCATGAGCTGCAGACCCGCCATGTGCGTTCCTGTGAGATTACAGGTGGCCTGCTGCTCTCCTGTGAGCTGTAGACCTACTGTGTGTGTGGCTCCTTCCTGCCAATCCTCCGTGTGTGTTCCTGGGAGCTGCAGGCCTGCTATGTGCGTGGTCCCCTCCTGCCAGTCCTCTGGGTGCTGTCCGATGTCCTGTTCCACCCTGGTCTGCAGACCTGCTTCCTGCAGCACCCCTATCTGCTGCTGA
- the LOC125351408 gene encoding keratin-associated protein 12-1-like isoform X4, with translation MCHTSCSSGCQPACCVSSPCQASCCSSCCMSCRPAMCVPVRLQVACCSPVSCRPTVCVAPSCQSSVCVPGSCRPAMCVVPSCQSSGCCPMSCSTLVCRPASCSTPICC, from the exons ATGTGCCACACCAGCTGCTCCTCAGGCTGCCAGCCAGCTTGCTGCGTGTCCAGTCCCTGCCAGGCATCCTGCTGT TCGTCCTGCTGCATGAGCTGCAGACCCGCCATGTGCGTTCCTGTGAGATTACAGGTGGCCTGCTGCTCTCCTGTGAGCTGTAGACCTACTGTGTGTGTGGCTCCTTCCTGCCAATCCTCCGTGTGTGTTCCTGGGAGCTGCAGGCCTGCTATGTGCGTGGTCCCCTCCTGCCAGTCCTCTGGGTGCTGTCCGATGTCCTGTTCCACCCTGGTCTGCAGACCTGCTTCCTGCAGCACCCCTATCTGCTGCTGA
- the LOC125351408 gene encoding keratin-associated protein 12-1-like isoform X3: MCHTSCSSGCQPACCVSSPCQASCCVSQPCKPSCCVPAMCVPVRLQVACCSPVSCRPTVCVAPSCQSSVCVPGSCRPAMCVVPSCQSSGCCPMSCSTLVCRPASCSTPICC; encoded by the exons ATGTGCCACACCAGCTGCTCCTCAGGCTGCCAGCCAGCTTGCTGCGTGTCCAGTCCCTGCCAGGCATCCTGCTGTGTGTCCCAACCCTGCAAGCCATCCTGCTGTGT ACCCGCCATGTGCGTTCCTGTGAGATTACAGGTGGCCTGCTGCTCTCCTGTGAGCTGTAGACCTACTGTGTGTGTGGCTCCTTCCTGCCAATCCTCCGTGTGTGTTCCTGGGAGCTGCAGGCCTGCTATGTGCGTGGTCCCCTCCTGCCAGTCCTCTGGGTGCTGTCCGATGTCCTGTTCCACCCTGGTCTGCAGACCTGCTTCCTGCAGCACCCCTATCTGCTGCTGA
- the LOC125351408 gene encoding keratin-associated protein 12-1-like isoform X1, which yields MCHTSCSSGCQPACCVSSPCQPSCCVSSPCQSSCYVSQPCQPSCCVSTPCQSSCCVPAMCVPVRLQVACCSPVSCRPTVCVAPSCQSSVCVPGSCRPAMCVVPSCQSSGCCPMSCSTLVCRPASCSTPICC from the exons ATGTGCCACACCAGCTGCTCCTCAGGCTGCCAGCCAGCTTGCTGCGTGTCCAGTCCCTGCCAG CCATCCTGCTGTGTGTCCAGTCCCTGCCAGTCATCCTGCTATGTGTCCCAACCCTGCCAGCCATCCTGCTGTGTGTCCACCCCCTGCCAGTCATCCTGCTGTGT ACCCGCCATGTGCGTTCCTGTGAGATTACAGGTGGCCTGCTGCTCTCCTGTGAGCTGTAGACCTACTGTGTGTGTGGCTCCTTCCTGCCAATCCTCCGTGTGTGTTCCTGGGAGCTGCAGGCCTGCTATGTGCGTGGTCCCCTCCTGCCAGTCCTCTGGGTGCTGTCCGATGTCCTGTTCCACCCTGGTCTGCAGACCTGCTTCCTGCAGCACCCCTATCTGCTGCTGA